A single genomic interval of Tsukamurella paurometabola harbors:
- a CDS encoding ribonuclease domain-containing protein, which yields MRRILALCAIALLAVVGLVACGKSASGPSATAKPAVGSSAGVPSAASASATAPSNSAVPERVRATLARIDAGTWPPNDGSGTQGGRNFGNFEGRLPKTDKQGRRAKYTEWDVNVKKPGRGRDAERIITGADGGAWYTLDHYETFTRIR from the coding sequence ATGCGAAGGATTCTCGCGCTGTGCGCGATCGCCCTGCTCGCCGTCGTCGGCCTCGTGGCGTGCGGGAAGTCGGCATCCGGGCCGTCCGCCACGGCGAAGCCGGCCGTCGGCTCCTCGGCCGGCGTCCCGTCGGCAGCGTCCGCGTCGGCCACCGCGCCGTCGAACTCCGCCGTGCCGGAACGCGTCCGTGCGACCCTGGCCCGGATCGACGCCGGCACCTGGCCGCCGAACGACGGCTCGGGCACGCAGGGCGGCCGCAACTTCGGGAACTTCGAGGGACGCCTGCCGAAGACCGACAAGCAGGGCAGGCGCGCGAAGTACACGGAGTGGGACGTGAACGTCAAGAAGCCCGGCCGCGGCCGCGACGCCGAGCGCATCATCACCGGGGCCGACGGCGGCGCCTGGTACACCCTGGACCACTACGAGACCTTCACGAGGATCCGATGA
- a CDS encoding barstar family protein, translating into MSTLPQFLTSGAGAALTRADLDSLKRRERPRVLVARGSRMRTKAALLDEVSAALQFPLDFGGNWDALADCLGDLDWLGGPALVVLGVAEAEQVLADDAGALATFVAVLADREVQVLLSVSDDADGPRVRSAWAAAGLTVEALA; encoded by the coding sequence ATGAGCACCCTCCCGCAGTTCCTGACGTCCGGCGCCGGCGCAGCTCTGACCCGTGCCGATCTCGACTCCCTCAAACGGCGCGAGCGCCCGCGCGTGCTCGTCGCCCGCGGCAGCCGCATGCGTACGAAGGCCGCCCTGCTCGACGAGGTGTCCGCCGCGCTGCAGTTCCCGCTCGACTTCGGTGGCAACTGGGACGCCCTCGCCGACTGCCTGGGCGATCTCGACTGGCTCGGCGGTCCCGCGCTCGTCGTACTCGGGGTCGCCGAGGCCGAGCAGGTGCTCGCCGACGACGCCGGCGCGCTCGCGACGTTCGTCGCGGTGCTCGCGGACCGGGAGGTGCAGGTACTGCTGTCCGTGTCCGACGACGCCGACGGGCCCCGGGTGCGCTCCGCCTGGGCCGCGGCGGGCCTGACCGTGGAGGCGCTCGCATGA
- a CDS encoding exodeoxyribonuclease III, translated as MIVTSINVNGIRAAVKQRSEENLGMLPWLRETKADVVLLQEVRATHKQTLTALAPALEEGWHLAAAESSTAGRNGVAVLSRREADAVRIGFGSEEFDHAGRYLEADFDGLTVGSLYLPSGDVGTERQDEKDRFRAEFGAYLAKLGRRRREVLVCGDWNIGHTELDIKNWKGNVKNSGFLPEERAWMSEYIGEGRAFKDVVRELHPGVPGPYAWWSWRGKAFDNDSGWRIDLQIANNKLAERAVSARVERAAAYNLRWSDHAPVTVEYA; from the coding sequence ATGATCGTCACGTCCATCAACGTCAACGGCATCCGCGCCGCGGTGAAGCAGCGCTCCGAGGAGAACCTCGGCATGCTGCCCTGGCTCCGCGAGACGAAGGCGGACGTGGTGCTGCTCCAGGAGGTGCGCGCCACCCACAAGCAGACGCTCACGGCGCTCGCGCCGGCCCTGGAGGAGGGCTGGCACCTCGCGGCCGCGGAGTCCTCGACCGCGGGCCGCAACGGCGTCGCCGTGCTGTCGCGCCGCGAGGCCGACGCCGTGCGCATCGGCTTCGGCAGCGAGGAGTTCGACCACGCCGGCCGCTACCTCGAAGCCGACTTCGACGGCCTCACCGTCGGTTCGCTCTACCTGCCGTCCGGGGACGTGGGCACCGAGCGACAGGACGAGAAGGACCGCTTCCGCGCGGAGTTCGGCGCGTACCTGGCGAAGCTGGGCAGGCGGCGGCGCGAGGTCCTGGTGTGCGGCGACTGGAACATCGGGCACACCGAGCTGGACATCAAGAACTGGAAGGGCAACGTCAAGAACTCGGGCTTCCTCCCCGAGGAGCGCGCCTGGATGAGTGAATACATCGGCGAGGGGCGCGCCTTCAAGGACGTCGTGCGCGAGCTGCACCCCGGCGTTCCGGGGCCGTACGCCTGGTGGTCCTGGCGGGGCAAGGCCTTCGACAACGACTCCGGCTGGCGCATCGACCTGCAGATCGCCAACAACAAGCTGGCCGAGCGGGCGGTGTCCGCCCGGGTCGAGCGCGCCGCAGCCTACAACCTGCGCTGGTCGGATCACGCGCCCGTCACCGTCGAGTACGCCTGA
- the trpS gene encoding tryptophan--tRNA ligase, which yields MTETAPTPAKRQRALSGIQPTSDSFHLGNYLGAVRQWVQLQDEFETFYFIPNMHGITTPHDPKALRERTVFAAAQLLALGVDPARSTMFVQSQIPEHAELTWVLSCITGFGEAGRMTQFKDKSAKNGTESSSVGLFTYPILMAADILLYRPQLVPVGEDQRQHLELTRNLAQRFNTRFKKTFVVPEAYIVSDTAKIYDLQNPTAKMSKSAESDAGLISILDDPKVIAKRVRSAVTDTEREIRFDRENKPGVSNLLTIESAFTGTPIPELERAYEGKGYGDLKAQVADVLVDFATPLRDRVQGYLDDRAELDKVLTSGRERAREIASRTLADVYDRVGFLAP from the coding sequence GTGACGGAAACCGCCCCCACCCCCGCGAAGCGGCAGCGTGCGCTGTCGGGCATCCAGCCGACCTCGGACTCGTTCCACCTCGGCAACTACCTGGGCGCGGTGCGGCAATGGGTGCAGCTGCAGGACGAGTTCGAGACGTTCTACTTCATCCCGAACATGCACGGCATCACGACGCCGCACGACCCGAAGGCGTTGCGGGAGCGCACCGTCTTCGCCGCGGCGCAGCTGCTCGCGCTCGGCGTGGACCCCGCCCGCTCGACGATGTTCGTGCAGTCGCAGATCCCCGAGCACGCCGAGCTGACGTGGGTGCTCAGCTGCATCACCGGGTTCGGCGAGGCCGGCCGCATGACCCAGTTCAAGGACAAGTCGGCGAAGAACGGCACCGAGAGCTCCTCGGTGGGCCTGTTCACCTACCCGATCCTCATGGCCGCCGACATCCTGCTCTACCGGCCGCAGCTCGTTCCGGTGGGCGAGGACCAGCGGCAGCACCTCGAACTCACCCGGAACCTGGCGCAGCGCTTCAACACCCGGTTCAAGAAGACCTTCGTGGTGCCGGAGGCGTACATCGTCTCCGACACCGCCAAGATCTACGACCTGCAGAACCCGACGGCCAAGATGAGCAAGTCGGCCGAGTCCGACGCGGGGCTGATCAGCATCCTCGACGACCCCAAGGTCATCGCGAAGCGGGTGCGGTCCGCGGTCACGGACACCGAGCGCGAGATCCGCTTCGACCGGGAGAACAAGCCCGGCGTGTCGAATCTGCTCACCATCGAGTCGGCGTTCACGGGCACCCCGATCCCGGAGCTGGAGCGCGCGTACGAGGGCAAGGGCTACGGCGACCTGAAGGCACAGGTCGCGGACGTTCTCGTCGACTTCGCGACGCCGCTGCGGGACCGGGTCCAGGGGTACCTCGACGACCGCGCCGAACTGGACAAAGTTCTCACGTCGGGTCGTGAGCGGGCGCGGGAGATCGCCTCCCGCACCCTCGCGGACGTCTACGACAGGGTAGGGTTCCTGGCGCCCTAG
- the yhjD gene encoding inner membrane protein YhjD, with translation MLQKYRDKWPWFDHIVAAAMRYQDKKGDYFGAGITYFSVFALFPLIMVAFAIGGYILINDADLLAEIKDQINSVISDPSLRTSVSDLVDQAIASRGTVGIVGLAGGLWAGLGWMSNVRAGLTEMWDSEVPEQNFVKTKLADLGALAGLFVALVACIALMAAGSSPLTAKLLDAAGLGDTPGLHFVISGATLLVTLLALWVLWTFVIARLPRVQFPWRNATRAGLMAAIAFMILTQLATLLIGNAMKGPAGATFGPILGIMLFIYFTARIVLFATAWAATDPRNQRYVIPAAPEPVVISPVVRTEPGGGRTALAGAAGLAAGLGLGSLLRRKR, from the coding sequence ATGCTCCAGAAGTACCGTGACAAATGGCCGTGGTTCGACCACATCGTCGCGGCCGCCATGCGGTACCAGGACAAGAAGGGCGACTACTTCGGCGCGGGCATCACGTACTTCAGCGTGTTCGCGTTGTTCCCGCTGATCATGGTGGCGTTCGCCATCGGCGGCTACATCCTCATCAACGACGCCGACCTGCTCGCGGAGATCAAGGACCAGATCAACTCCGTGATCAGCGATCCGAGCCTGCGGACCTCGGTGAGCGACCTGGTGGACCAGGCGATCGCCTCCCGCGGCACGGTCGGCATCGTCGGCCTCGCCGGAGGCCTCTGGGCCGGCCTCGGCTGGATGTCCAACGTGCGCGCCGGGCTCACGGAGATGTGGGACAGCGAGGTGCCGGAGCAGAACTTCGTCAAGACCAAGCTGGCCGACCTCGGCGCGCTCGCCGGCCTGTTCGTCGCCCTCGTCGCGTGCATCGCGCTCATGGCGGCGGGCAGCAGCCCGCTCACCGCCAAGCTCCTCGACGCCGCGGGGCTGGGCGACACCCCCGGCCTGCACTTCGTCATCTCCGGCGCCACCCTGCTGGTCACGCTGCTCGCGCTCTGGGTGCTGTGGACCTTCGTGATCGCGCGCCTGCCGCGAGTCCAGTTCCCGTGGCGCAACGCCACCCGCGCGGGCCTCATGGCGGCGATCGCGTTCATGATCCTCACCCAGCTCGCGACGCTGCTCATCGGCAACGCGATGAAGGGCCCGGCCGGCGCGACGTTCGGCCCGATCCTCGGCATCATGCTGTTCATCTACTTCACGGCGCGGATCGTGCTGTTCGCCACCGCCTGGGCGGCGACCGACCCGCGCAATCAGCGCTACGTGATCCCGGCGGCCCCGGAGCCCGTGGTGATCTCGCCCGTCGTCCGCACGGAACCCGGTGGCGGCCGGACCGCGCTGGCGGGCGCCGCCGGACTCGCGGCCGGCCTCGGTCTCGGGTCGCTGCTGCGGCGCAAGCGCTGA
- a CDS encoding APC family permease — MVAAPVGATSVPDKGLRSNSLGLLSNMAIGLSSTAPAYSLAATLGGVVGHVQGKAPAMFVVAFLPMLMVAFAYKELAADTPDAGTTFTWGSRAFGPWIGWMGGWGLAVSAIICLANVAEISATYLLRFVGLSSLADDRLAVVGFGCALIVAMTWVSYRGIVVSERMQNVLMSIQFAVLGVAAAAALWAVYRGTAGPQAVRPSWDWLDPTGLSASQVAAAVILCIFLYWGWDACLAVGEETKDSSSTPGRAAVLATVVLMGTYVLVAVAVQSYSGFGDTGLGLGNTDNHDDVLTVLGRPVGGAVLAGLLVLTVALSALSSTQSTVLPTARGTLAMAIYQAVPERFARVQPKYLTPSFGTLVMGGSALAFYLTLALLSRNTLEDSISSLGLAVAFYYAITAFACAWYFRRTLRRSVRNLVLRLIFPVLGGVAMIWAFAQSAIDMIAPDYGQTVIGGIGGVFVIGVGMLVLGVPLMVACAVTRPAFFRGRTLPRATAPEDA; from the coding sequence ATGGTCGCCGCACCCGTCGGCGCCACGTCCGTCCCGGACAAGGGGCTGCGCTCGAACTCCCTGGGCCTGCTGAGCAACATGGCGATCGGCCTGTCGTCCACCGCGCCGGCCTACAGCCTCGCGGCGACGCTCGGCGGCGTCGTCGGACACGTGCAGGGCAAGGCTCCGGCGATGTTCGTCGTCGCCTTCCTGCCCATGCTCATGGTCGCCTTCGCGTACAAGGAGCTGGCGGCCGACACCCCGGACGCCGGGACCACGTTCACCTGGGGTAGCCGGGCGTTCGGTCCGTGGATCGGCTGGATGGGCGGCTGGGGCCTCGCGGTCTCGGCGATCATCTGCCTGGCGAACGTCGCGGAGATCTCCGCGACGTACCTCCTGCGGTTCGTCGGGCTGAGCTCGCTCGCCGACGACCGCCTGGCGGTGGTCGGCTTCGGCTGCGCGCTCATCGTCGCGATGACCTGGGTGTCGTACCGCGGGATCGTCGTCTCGGAGCGGATGCAGAACGTGCTCATGTCGATCCAGTTCGCCGTGCTCGGCGTTGCCGCGGCGGCCGCCCTGTGGGCCGTGTACCGGGGCACCGCGGGTCCCCAGGCCGTGCGGCCGAGCTGGGACTGGCTCGACCCGACCGGGCTCAGCGCCTCGCAGGTCGCCGCCGCGGTGATCCTCTGCATCTTCCTGTACTGGGGCTGGGATGCCTGCCTCGCCGTCGGGGAGGAGACGAAGGACTCCTCGTCGACGCCCGGCCGGGCCGCGGTGCTCGCGACGGTCGTGCTCATGGGGACCTACGTGCTCGTCGCCGTTGCCGTGCAGTCCTATTCGGGATTCGGCGACACGGGTCTCGGGCTCGGCAACACCGACAACCACGACGACGTGCTCACCGTGCTCGGCCGCCCCGTCGGGGGCGCCGTCCTCGCCGGCCTGCTGGTGCTCACGGTCGCACTGTCGGCCCTCTCGTCGACCCAGTCGACGGTGCTGCCCACCGCGCGCGGCACCCTCGCCATGGCGATCTACCAGGCGGTCCCGGAGCGCTTCGCGCGGGTGCAGCCGAAGTACCTCACGCCGTCGTTCGGCACCCTCGTGATGGGCGGTTCCGCGTTGGCCTTCTACCTCACGCTCGCACTGCTCAGCCGCAACACACTCGAGGATTCGATCAGCTCCCTGGGGCTGGCGGTGGCCTTCTACTACGCGATCACGGCCTTCGCGTGCGCGTGGTACTTCCGCCGTACGCTGCGCCGGTCGGTGCGGAACCTGGTGCTGCGCTTGATCTTCCCGGTTCTCGGCGGGGTGGCGATGATCTGGGCGTTCGCCCAGAGCGCGATCGACATGATCGCACCGGACTACGGGCAGACCGTGATCGGCGGCATCGGCGGCGTCTTCGTGATCGGTGTCGGCATGCTGGTGCTCGGCGTCCCGCTCATGGTCGCGTGCGCGGTCACGCGCCCCGCCTTCTTCCGCGGCCGCACGCTGCCCCGGGCCACCGCCCCCGAGGACGCCTGA
- a CDS encoding D-alanyl-D-alanine carboxypeptidase family protein — protein MIARTPTIAGRVLATVGLLGALAAPAAATPGPAPSPTPGPAVKTLVTDGCPHKQVPPPAVDESEVPKPGQPAPAPLPVPNPPVGGEKLGGCGLVVPDGAPPAPPGIDSAGWLIADITAGTDPVVLAAKDPHGRYRPASTIKVLLAQVVLRDLDLNTVVEGTAEDAAQEGNGAGVNVGGRYTVEQLLEGLLLASGNDAAHALARQLGGVDAAVTKMNELAASLGARDTRTASPSGLDGPGMSSSPYDMALILRAALRDDRFVRIAATPQVTFPGHPPVPTTAPPTPPPPGQSPPPAPTSVAPYPIVNENRLLTDFPGAVAGKNGYTDDAKKTFVGAVDRDGRRYVIVQMFGLSQAGNTYWDQYRRLLDYGVALRGKSVGTLVTADGAAPGPERGEKDVVVESGPSGMGNGTRLLIGLGGLALIAVLVGAAMRTNRGR, from the coding sequence ATGATCGCGCGCACCCCCACCATCGCGGGCCGGGTCCTCGCCACCGTCGGCCTGCTGGGCGCCCTCGCCGCCCCGGCCGCCGCGACGCCGGGCCCCGCACCGTCGCCGACACCCGGCCCCGCGGTGAAGACCCTCGTGACCGACGGCTGCCCGCACAAGCAGGTCCCGCCACCCGCCGTCGACGAGTCCGAGGTACCCAAGCCCGGGCAGCCCGCTCCGGCGCCGCTCCCGGTGCCGAACCCTCCCGTCGGCGGGGAGAAGCTGGGCGGGTGCGGGCTCGTCGTGCCCGACGGTGCGCCGCCGGCCCCGCCCGGCATCGACTCCGCCGGCTGGCTCATCGCCGACATCACGGCCGGCACCGACCCCGTCGTGCTCGCCGCGAAGGACCCGCACGGGCGGTACCGGCCGGCGAGCACCATCAAGGTGCTGCTGGCGCAGGTCGTGCTGCGCGACCTCGACCTGAACACCGTCGTCGAGGGCACGGCGGAGGACGCCGCGCAGGAGGGCAACGGCGCGGGCGTCAACGTGGGCGGCCGCTACACCGTCGAGCAGTTGCTCGAGGGGCTCCTGCTCGCCTCCGGCAACGACGCCGCGCACGCGCTCGCCCGGCAACTCGGCGGGGTGGACGCCGCGGTGACGAAGATGAACGAGCTCGCCGCATCGCTGGGCGCACGCGATACGCGGACCGCATCGCCGTCCGGCCTCGACGGGCCCGGCATGAGCTCGAGCCCGTACGACATGGCACTCATCCTGCGCGCCGCCCTGCGCGACGATCGGTTCGTACGCATCGCCGCGACGCCGCAGGTCACCTTCCCCGGGCATCCGCCCGTGCCGACCACCGCGCCGCCGACGCCGCCCCCGCCGGGGCAGAGCCCGCCGCCGGCACCGACCTCGGTGGCGCCGTATCCGATCGTCAACGAGAACCGCCTGCTCACCGACTTCCCCGGTGCGGTCGCCGGCAAGAACGGCTATACGGACGACGCGAAGAAGACATTCGTCGGTGCGGTCGACCGGGACGGCCGCCGCTACGTGATCGTGCAGATGTTCGGCCTCTCGCAGGCCGGCAACACGTACTGGGACCAGTACCGCCGGCTGCTCGACTACGGCGTGGCGCTGCGCGGGAAGTCCGTGGGCACGCTGGTCACCGCCGACGGCGCCGCGCCGGGCCCCGAGCGCGGCGAGAAGGACGTCGTCGTCGAGAGCGGACCGTCGGGCATGGGCAACGGCACCCGGCTCCTCATCGGCCTCGGCGGCCTCGCACTCATCGCCGTCCTGGTGGGTGCCGCGATGCGCACGAACCGGGGCCGCTGA
- a CDS encoding sucrase ferredoxin codes for MTERCSSFTDEPLPGTATTETGWLCIENESGWGRDPFSGETFAPEVGAAVERFAESRGLRVLLIRRPGRAGGFRDRMRVFVADSVPGETALRAFTVADYAEIPDLPLDDPSAGESAGPIALVCTNGKRDVCCAVLGRPIAASLAGCYSDPVVWECSHTGGHRFAPVLIVLPTGHTYGRVTGAQAKEALDAARAGVVATTGLRGRSSIPPAEQAAEVAVRELLGPVGPDVLRTASDGAGTVTVRHEDGRAWTMAVSAEDLPPRIMSCGKKPSPARAWRVSGLQADGN; via the coding sequence ATGACGGAGCGTTGTTCGAGTTTCACCGATGAGCCGCTCCCCGGTACCGCGACCACCGAGACCGGCTGGCTGTGCATCGAGAACGAGTCCGGCTGGGGCCGCGACCCGTTCTCGGGGGAGACCTTCGCGCCGGAGGTGGGTGCGGCGGTGGAGCGCTTCGCCGAATCCCGGGGCCTGCGCGTGCTGCTGATCCGGCGGCCGGGCCGCGCCGGGGGCTTCCGTGACAGGATGCGGGTGTTCGTCGCCGACTCCGTGCCGGGGGAGACGGCGCTGCGGGCGTTCACCGTCGCCGACTACGCCGAGATCCCGGATCTTCCCCTCGACGATCCGTCCGCGGGGGAGTCGGCGGGACCGATCGCCCTGGTGTGCACCAACGGCAAGCGGGACGTCTGCTGCGCCGTCCTCGGGCGGCCGATCGCTGCGTCCCTCGCCGGCTGCTACTCCGACCCGGTCGTGTGGGAGTGCTCGCATACGGGCGGCCACCGGTTCGCGCCCGTGCTCATCGTGTTGCCCACGGGCCACACGTACGGGCGGGTCACGGGTGCGCAGGCGAAGGAGGCGCTCGACGCCGCGCGCGCCGGCGTCGTCGCCACCACGGGGCTCCGCGGCCGGTCGTCGATCCCGCCCGCCGAGCAGGCCGCGGAGGTCGCGGTCCGGGAACTCCTCGGCCCCGTCGGGCCCGACGTCCTGCGCACCGCGTCCGACGGTGCCGGCACCGTCACCGTCCGGCACGAGGACGGACGTGCGTGGACCATGGCCGTGAGCGCGGAGGACCTGCCGCCGCGGATCATGTCGTGCGGCAAGAAGCCCTCCCCGGCGCGCGCCTGGCGCGTGTCGGGTCTCCAAGCGGACGGAAACTGA
- a CDS encoding nitroreductase/quinone reductase family protein, protein MTETTPEPGSYGDPEMPWNTLTEETIGDWNRNVIAEFRANDGVVGGAYEGGAMILLTTTGARSGRPHTVPLGPLYRGEQMYVSSFIEKAYPAWWHNVRKNPAVTIEIGARTVAAIARALEGDEYAEFAARALADNPDLAAFQATVDRPIPLVTLTPR, encoded by the coding sequence ATGACTGAGACGACACCGGAACCGGGCTCCTACGGCGACCCGGAGATGCCCTGGAACACGCTGACCGAGGAGACCATCGGCGACTGGAACCGGAACGTGATCGCCGAGTTCCGGGCGAACGACGGGGTCGTCGGCGGCGCCTACGAGGGCGGCGCGATGATCCTGCTCACCACGACCGGGGCGCGCTCCGGCCGACCGCACACGGTCCCGCTGGGCCCGCTGTACCGCGGCGAGCAGATGTACGTCAGCTCGTTCATCGAGAAGGCCTATCCGGCGTGGTGGCACAACGTCCGGAAGAACCCGGCCGTCACGATCGAGATCGGTGCGCGGACCGTCGCGGCGATCGCGCGGGCGCTCGAGGGCGACGAGTACGCGGAGTTCGCCGCCCGGGCGCTCGCGGACAACCCCGACCTCGCGGCCTTCCAAGCCACCGTCGACCGGCCGATCCCGTTGGTGACCCTCACGCCCCGGTGA
- a CDS encoding PadR family transcriptional regulator, whose product MAVERALTPLAIAALALLTERDMHPYEMFTTMTERRADIVVKLRAGSLYHTVKRLADDGLVVERGTGRDGNRPERTTYAITATGRERLQDTVADLLAEPAEEYPSFPLAVSEAHNLDRDRVRELLAARLRRLDADVTAMRAGHARALGHAAEVYLLDLDYLIAMRTAEADWLRRTVERLDDETLEWKATCHDE is encoded by the coding sequence ATGGCCGTGGAACGGGCGTTGACCCCGCTGGCGATCGCGGCGCTGGCCCTGCTCACCGAGCGGGACATGCACCCCTACGAGATGTTCACGACGATGACGGAGCGGCGCGCCGACATCGTGGTCAAGCTCCGCGCCGGCTCGCTGTATCACACGGTCAAGCGGCTCGCCGACGACGGACTCGTCGTCGAGCGGGGCACGGGCCGCGACGGCAATCGCCCCGAGCGGACCACCTACGCCATCACCGCGACGGGCCGGGAACGGTTGCAGGACACGGTCGCGGACCTGCTCGCCGAGCCCGCCGAGGAGTACCCGAGCTTCCCGCTCGCGGTCTCCGAGGCGCACAACCTCGACCGCGACCGGGTGCGCGAGCTCCTGGCCGCGCGGCTCCGCCGCCTCGACGCCGACGTGACGGCGATGCGCGCGGGCCACGCCCGGGCGCTGGGCCACGCCGCAGAGGTGTACCTGCTCGACCTGGACTACCTGATCGCCATGCGCACCGCCGAGGCCGACTGGCTCCGGCGCACCGTCGAACGACTCGACGACGAGACTCTGGAATGGAAGGCGACCTGCCATGACGAATGA
- a CDS encoding DHA2 family efflux MFS transporter permease subunit, producing the protein MTNDATTAKQYDPGALPGLPSGYRPWPALWALVVGFFMILVDSTIVSVATDAIWIDLTNGTDLNGVIWVTSGYLLAYVVPLLLAGRLGDMYGPKRLYLVGLTVFTLASAWCGLSGTIGMLIAARVVQGLGAALMTPQTMAVITRTFPPNKRGTAMALWGSVAGVAILVGPLAGGVLVDRLGWEWVFFVNVPVGVAAFIAAVILVPNLPTHKHKLDIPGIVLSALGLFLLTFGLQEGQKEDWSAGIWTMIAGGVALLVVFVWWQSRAAEPLMSLTLFKDRNFSLANAAIACMGFSVTGMSIPLMLFAQKSMGLTPTRSALLLIPLAVISGALAAPSGKLADKVHPKYLTGFGFAANAAALFWLAFVAHDTTPVIGVLAPIGLMGVGNAFIWGPLAATANRNLPLPLAGAGSGVYNMTRQVGAVLGSAAVGVLMQHEIEQKFGAATGHAQGGGAMATGALPQFLRGPFADAMGSTILLPAAALVVAFVVVQFFATPTHQKAPAAVDA; encoded by the coding sequence ATGACGAATGACGCCACCACGGCGAAGCAGTACGACCCCGGTGCCCTGCCCGGCCTGCCGTCCGGCTACCGGCCCTGGCCGGCGCTCTGGGCGCTGGTCGTGGGCTTCTTCATGATCCTCGTGGACTCGACGATCGTCTCCGTCGCGACCGACGCGATCTGGATCGATCTCACGAACGGCACCGACCTCAACGGCGTCATCTGGGTGACGAGCGGCTACCTTCTCGCCTACGTCGTGCCGCTGCTGCTCGCCGGCCGGCTCGGCGACATGTACGGACCCAAGCGGCTCTACCTGGTGGGATTGACCGTCTTCACGCTGGCCTCCGCCTGGTGCGGCCTCTCCGGCACCATCGGCATGCTCATCGCGGCCCGCGTGGTGCAGGGCCTGGGCGCCGCCCTCATGACCCCGCAGACGATGGCCGTCATCACCCGCACCTTCCCGCCGAACAAGCGCGGCACCGCGATGGCCCTGTGGGGTTCGGTGGCCGGCGTCGCGATCCTCGTCGGCCCGCTGGCCGGCGGCGTGCTCGTCGACCGGCTCGGCTGGGAGTGGGTCTTCTTCGTCAACGTGCCCGTCGGTGTCGCGGCCTTCATCGCCGCCGTGATCCTCGTGCCGAACCTGCCCACCCACAAGCACAAGCTCGACATCCCCGGCATCGTGCTCAGCGCGCTCGGGCTGTTCCTGCTGACCTTCGGCCTGCAGGAGGGGCAGAAGGAGGATTGGTCGGCCGGGATCTGGACGATGATCGCGGGCGGCGTCGCGCTGCTCGTCGTCTTCGTGTGGTGGCAGTCGAGGGCCGCCGAGCCGCTGATGTCGCTGACGCTGTTCAAGGACAGGAACTTCTCGCTCGCCAACGCCGCGATCGCGTGCATGGGCTTCTCCGTGACCGGCATGTCGATCCCGCTGATGCTGTTCGCGCAGAAGTCCATGGGGCTCACGCCCACTCGCTCGGCGCTGCTGCTCATCCCGTTGGCTGTGATCTCGGGTGCGCTGGCGGCACCGTCGGGCAAGCTCGCCGACAAGGTGCACCCGAAGTACCTCACCGGCTTCGGCTTCGCCGCGAACGCGGCGGCGCTGTTCTGGCTGGCCTTCGTCGCGCACGACACGACCCCGGTGATCGGGGTCCTCGCCCCGATCGGCCTGATGGGCGTGGGCAACGCGTTCATCTGGGGCCCGCTCGCCGCCACCGCGAACCGGAACCTGCCGCTGCCGCTGGCGGGTGCCGGATCGGGCGTCTACAACATGACCCGGCAGGTGGGCGCCGTGCTCGGCAGCGCCGCCGTCGGCGTGCTCATGCAGCACGAGATCGAGCAGAAGTTCGGCGCCGCCACCGGCCATGCGCAGGGTGGCGGCGCGATGGCCACCGGCGCCCTGCCGCAATTCCTGCGCGGCCCGTTCGCCGACGCCATGGGATCCACGATCCTGTTGCCCGCCGCCGCGCTCGTGGTCGCGTTCGTCGTGGTGCAGTTCTTCGCGACGCCGACGCACCAGAAGGCGCCCGCGGCCGTCGACGCCTGA